One Halorientalis litorea DNA segment encodes these proteins:
- a CDS encoding DUF7473 family protein has protein sequence MIPLQSVTGGGLLAIVVTFLVVALFYAVTLHLAATFFIGDVPSQHAATVAPVPAVVSILLQQYGTTAFGPLSPSLGAGVAILVTLVADAIAISYVYRLKWSSTIPLTLLHFGFAAVLGFALNNIFGFI, from the coding sequence ATGATTCCGTTGCAGAGTGTGACCGGCGGCGGACTGCTGGCAATCGTCGTCACCTTCCTCGTCGTCGCGCTCTTCTATGCCGTGACGCTCCACCTCGCGGCCACCTTCTTCATCGGCGACGTACCGAGCCAGCACGCCGCGACTGTCGCGCCCGTGCCCGCCGTCGTCTCGATCCTCCTTCAGCAGTACGGGACGACTGCGTTCGGTCCGCTCTCGCCGAGTCTCGGGGCTGGCGTCGCCATCCTCGTGACGCTCGTCGCCGACGCCATCGCCATCAGCTACGTCTACCGGCTCAAGTGGTCCTCGACGATACCGCTCACGCTCCTGCATTTCGGCTTCGCGGCCGTGTTGGGGTTCGCGCTGAACAACATCTTCGGCTTCATCTAG
- a CDS encoding zinc-dependent alcohol dehydrogenase family protein, whose protein sequence is MKAAVFHGVEEPLQIEDVPEPTADDEQVVVETEACGICRSDWHAWKGDWDHIGVVPTDGLIFGHEPAGTVVEVGDNVDRIREGDKVTVPFNLSDGTCHHCRSGRGNICEKMVPLGFLQMAPGAFAEKFPVRQADHNVIKLPDGVDPVDVAGLGCRFATAFHGLVHRVDVTAGDWVAVHGCGGVGLSAVHIADALGANVIAVDIMDEKLWAAEELGADELVNVTEVENVAQAVKAHTESSRGADIAVDALGVAETCRNAINSLGKAGQHLQIGLTTGEDNGEVPLPVDNIVMDEREFYGSFGMPPNEYDEIFRMMERGKINPGEIVTETVALEEVPDMVAGMGDYDTVGIPVCNEF, encoded by the coding sequence ATGAAAGCCGCAGTTTTCCACGGGGTGGAGGAGCCCCTGCAAATCGAGGACGTACCGGAGCCGACGGCCGACGATGAGCAGGTCGTGGTCGAAACCGAAGCGTGTGGTATCTGCCGGAGCGACTGGCACGCGTGGAAGGGCGACTGGGACCACATCGGCGTCGTCCCGACGGACGGCCTCATCTTCGGCCACGAGCCCGCGGGTACCGTCGTGGAAGTCGGTGACAACGTCGACCGTATCCGCGAGGGCGACAAGGTCACCGTCCCGTTCAACCTCTCCGACGGGACCTGCCACCACTGCCGGAGCGGCCGCGGAAACATCTGTGAGAAGATGGTGCCGCTCGGCTTCCTGCAGATGGCTCCCGGTGCCTTCGCCGAGAAGTTCCCCGTCCGGCAGGCGGACCACAACGTCATCAAACTCCCCGACGGCGTCGACCCCGTCGACGTCGCCGGCCTCGGCTGTCGGTTCGCGACGGCGTTTCACGGCCTCGTCCACCGCGTCGACGTGACCGCCGGGGACTGGGTGGCCGTCCACGGCTGTGGCGGCGTCGGCCTCTCGGCGGTCCACATCGCCGACGCCCTCGGCGCGAACGTCATCGCCGTCGACATCATGGACGAGAAGCTCTGGGCGGCCGAGGAACTCGGTGCCGACGAACTCGTGAACGTCACCGAAGTCGAGAACGTGGCCCAAGCCGTCAAGGCACACACCGAGTCCTCGCGCGGTGCCGACATCGCCGTCGACGCGCTGGGTGTCGCGGAGACGTGCCGGAACGCCATCAACTCGCTCGGCAAGGCCGGCCAGCACCTCCAAATCGGGCTGACGACCGGCGAGGACAACGGTGAAGTCCCCCTGCCCGTCGACAACATCGTCATGGACGAGCGGGAGTTCTACGGCTCGTTCGGGATGCCACCCAACGAGTACGACGAGATTTTCCGCATGATGGAGCGCGGCAAAATCAACCCCGGCGAAATCGTCACCGAGACGGTGGCCCTCGAAGAGGTGCCGGACATGGTCGCGGGCATGGGCGACTACGACACGGTCGGCATCCCCGTGTGCAACGAGTTCTGA
- the eif1A gene encoding translation initiation factor eIF-1A, with product MSDNEGRTDLRMPDEDEVFAVVEDMLGANRVRVRCMDGETRTARIPGKMQKRIWIREDDVVLVEPWDWQDEKGDITWRYEKQEADQLREEGHIRE from the coding sequence ATGAGCGACAACGAGGGCCGCACTGACCTCCGCATGCCCGACGAGGACGAAGTGTTCGCCGTCGTCGAGGACATGCTGGGGGCCAACCGGGTTCGCGTCCGGTGTATGGACGGTGAGACACGGACAGCCCGCATCCCGGGCAAGATGCAAAAGCGCATCTGGATACGCGAGGACGACGTGGTACTGGTCGAACCGTGGGACTGGCAGGACGAGAAGGGGGACATCACGTGGCGTTACGAGAAACAGGAAGCCGACCAACTCCGGGAGGAGGGGCACATCCGGGAGTGA
- a CDS encoding HalOD1 output domain-containing protein has product MSDPDAPDDGMTVVRDAWSDRPPSAAIVAVIAASSGCDSTDLPALFESIDPDALNSLLLTDGDVHVTFAHAGTEVDVWSDGTITVEPR; this is encoded by the coding sequence ATGAGCGACCCGGACGCGCCTGACGACGGCATGACTGTCGTCCGTGATGCCTGGTCGGATAGGCCGCCCAGTGCCGCCATCGTTGCGGTTATCGCGGCCTCGTCGGGGTGTGACAGTACCGACCTCCCCGCGCTGTTCGAGAGCATCGACCCCGACGCCCTCAACAGCCTCCTGCTAACTGACGGTGATGTCCACGTCACGTTCGCTCACGCGGGGACGGAAGTCGACGTGTGGAGCGACGGGACGATTACCGTCGAACCTAGATGA
- a CDS encoding DUF7282 domain-containing protein, whose protein sequence is MAQRHTALLLAGLMVLSAGGAVAVTAPTDGVTLQQAEQQGTPTVTFENQTATGTVTIANATLPEGGFIAIHESDNGTVGDIVGVSAYLEPGTAETVEVALDTPVSGNASYIAMAHRDTNGNETFDFGPDSIEDGAYIAEGDPVTDAAQVTEGVPDDADTPDDAPDDADDAPADLVVTDLDAPASATVGQTLAVTATVENQGEESVTEQVEFRFAGTLVANRAVSVDGDGNETVTFEVPSGLYNLSAGEYTHGVFTETDGQTATIALDESFALTDLDAPANATVGDEVTVNATVQNPNDENATQTVEFRFAGALADSEDVELAAGENATVSLSVDSTGVEPGNYTHAVFTTTDGAFAEITLEPAPPEANVTFDNQTSDGTTVEVASVTTSDGGFVAIHDATLLDGNVVGSVIGVSEYLDPGENENVTVELFDVPGADFENETLTENQTLVAMPHLDTNGTETYDFVATNGSVDGPYTEDGAAVLDDAFVTIGPAAPPTPNATETPTETATETETATETATETGTETQTGTETTTETGTATETATETVTETATETETETGTETQTGTETESTTDTETDTGTETDTETGTDTETGTDTDTSQPGETAN, encoded by the coding sequence ATGGCACAACGACACACTGCCCTCCTGCTTGCTGGGCTGATGGTGCTCTCCGCTGGCGGCGCGGTGGCAGTCACCGCACCGACAGACGGTGTCACACTCCAACAGGCCGAGCAACAGGGCACACCGACAGTAACGTTCGAGAACCAGACTGCGACAGGCACGGTGACTATCGCGAACGCGACACTTCCCGAAGGCGGGTTCATCGCCATCCACGAATCCGACAACGGGACTGTGGGCGACATCGTCGGCGTTTCGGCCTACCTCGAACCGGGGACGGCCGAGACGGTCGAAGTCGCGCTCGACACCCCAGTCAGCGGGAACGCGTCGTACATCGCGATGGCTCACCGGGACACCAACGGCAACGAGACGTTCGACTTCGGCCCGGACAGTATCGAGGACGGTGCCTACATCGCCGAGGGTGACCCGGTCACCGACGCCGCGCAGGTCACCGAGGGTGTCCCCGACGACGCCGACACGCCGGACGACGCACCCGACGACGCCGACGACGCACCCGCGGATCTCGTCGTGACTGACCTCGACGCGCCCGCGAGCGCGACGGTCGGGCAGACACTCGCCGTGACGGCCACAGTCGAGAACCAAGGCGAGGAGTCCGTCACCGAGCAAGTGGAGTTCCGATTCGCCGGAACGCTCGTCGCGAACCGGGCGGTGAGCGTCGACGGCGACGGCAACGAGACGGTCACCTTCGAGGTACCGAGCGGCCTGTACAACCTCAGCGCGGGCGAGTACACGCACGGCGTGTTCACCGAGACGGACGGCCAGACGGCCACCATCGCCCTCGACGAGTCGTTCGCTCTCACCGACCTCGACGCACCGGCCAACGCGACGGTCGGTGACGAGGTGACCGTCAACGCGACGGTCCAGAACCCGAACGACGAGAACGCGACCCAGACCGTCGAGTTCCGCTTCGCCGGGGCACTCGCGGACTCGGAGGACGTCGAACTCGCCGCGGGTGAGAACGCGACGGTCTCGCTCTCGGTCGACTCCACCGGCGTCGAACCCGGCAACTACACGCACGCCGTGTTCACGACCACCGACGGTGCGTTCGCCGAAATCACGCTCGAACCGGCACCGCCGGAAGCGAACGTCACGTTCGACAACCAGACCAGCGACGGAACCACGGTCGAAGTCGCCTCGGTGACCACCTCCGACGGCGGGTTCGTCGCCATCCACGACGCGACGCTGCTGGACGGCAACGTCGTGGGGAGCGTCATCGGCGTCTCCGAGTACCTCGACCCCGGTGAGAACGAGAACGTCACCGTCGAACTGTTCGACGTGCCCGGCGCGGACTTCGAGAACGAAACGCTCACCGAGAACCAGACGCTCGTCGCCATGCCGCACCTCGACACGAACGGGACTGAAACCTACGACTTCGTCGCCACCAACGGGAGCGTTGACGGCCCCTACACCGAGGACGGCGCGGCGGTCCTCGACGACGCCTTCGTGACTATCGGGCCGGCGGCACCGCCGACGCCGAACGCTACGGAGACACCCACAGAGACGGCGACTGAGACGGAGACGGCGACCGAAACCGCGACCGAGACTGGGACGGAAACCCAGACCGGCACGGAGACCACGACCGAGACGGGGACGGCGACCGAAACCGCGACCGAGACGGTAACTGAGACCGCGACCGAGACCGAGACCGAAACCGGTACCGAGACGCAGACTGGCACCGAGACGGAGTCGACGACCGACACGGAGACCGACACCGGCACAGAAACCGACACGGAGACCGGGACCGACACGGAGACCGGAACGGACACCGACACGAGCCAACCGGGCGAGACGGCGAACTAA
- the rnz gene encoding ribonuclease Z, translating into MHVTFLGTSGAVPTSVRNPSAVMVRREGERFLFDAAEGTQRQMMRFGTGFAVSHVFLSHLHGDHVLGLPGLVQTWDFNDREEALSIHTPAGTRGRVEDLVSVTGATPSFPVRVHEVSAGDVALSRSDFEVRAFGTDHRTKSVGYALVEDDRKGRFDREKAEAELGIPPGPKYGKLHRGEAVELDDGRVVEPEQVVGPPRPGRRVVYTGDTRPTDSVVTAAEDADLLIHDATFAEDRRERAGQTGHTTARQAAEIGNRAGAKRLALTHVSTRYAGQSDRLEAEAREVFDGEAFLPDDGDELDIPFPDADE; encoded by the coding sequence ATGCACGTGACGTTTCTCGGGACCAGCGGAGCAGTCCCGACCTCGGTTCGCAACCCCAGCGCGGTGATGGTCCGCCGCGAGGGCGAGCGGTTCCTCTTCGACGCCGCCGAGGGAACCCAACGCCAGATGATGCGTTTCGGGACGGGCTTTGCCGTCTCCCACGTCTTCCTCTCGCACCTCCACGGCGACCACGTGCTCGGACTGCCGGGCCTCGTCCAGACGTGGGACTTCAACGACCGCGAGGAGGCCCTGTCGATTCACACGCCCGCCGGGACCCGTGGGCGGGTCGAGGACCTCGTTTCGGTCACCGGCGCGACTCCCTCGTTTCCCGTCAGGGTCCACGAAGTTTCGGCGGGCGACGTTGCACTCTCCCGGAGCGACTTCGAGGTCCGGGCGTTCGGGACCGACCACCGCACGAAGTCCGTCGGCTACGCCCTCGTCGAGGACGACCGTAAGGGGCGATTCGACCGCGAGAAGGCAGAAGCGGAGTTGGGCATCCCGCCGGGGCCGAAGTACGGCAAACTCCACCGGGGCGAAGCCGTCGAACTCGACGACGGTCGGGTGGTCGAACCCGAACAAGTCGTCGGGCCGCCACGGCCCGGCCGCCGCGTCGTCTACACGGGGGACACCCGCCCGACCGACAGCGTGGTCACCGCCGCCGAGGACGCCGACCTGTTGATTCACGACGCCACGTTCGCCGAGGACCGCCGCGAACGGGCGGGCCAGACCGGTCACACCACCGCGAGACAGGCCGCCGAAATCGGGAACCGGGCGGGCGCGAAACGACTCGCGCTCACGCACGTCTCTACGCGGTACGCCGGGCAGTCCGACCGCCTCGAAGCCGAGGCCCGCGAGGTGTTCGACGGCGAGGCGTTCCTCCCCGACGACGGCGACGAACTCGACATCCCTTTCCCCGACGCCGACGAGTAG
- a CDS encoding DUF460 domain-containing protein: MNARTSALDAVVFGVDVQSGDVRGDAPSYAVVAFDGESMDRDVVSRRKLRRLVEREEPAIVATDNMYELAADKDQLVHFLGTLPDETKLVQVTGAERPDPLSRVASRHGVPYGKDPMKEAEAAARLAAMNVGQEVSAFTDTTQVKVARGRSTGKGGWSEDRYTRRIHGAVKKRARTVERQLDEASLEYERDVTEKYGGFSNAVFEVEGRPADIPVSAGRSGDVRVEIDRERRDGIEFQPLAKRRDHVIVGMDPGTTTAVAVVDLDGGVLDVFSTRTADTAEVIEWIIERGRPIVVAADVTPMPETVEGVRRSFEAAGWVPHSDLPVDGKKHRTREEAYDNDHERDALAAALEAYDAHEDQFERVAEKVPPQHDLGDVLARVVAGEESVEAVLTDLAADDEDSEETTEHSPRELTDEEKRIKRLEARVDRLESHAEDLKETIARKDERIDEYEDELSQARREERREARERREVTRLERENERLERELSEERERVAELEDKLDRLKELWRLDHSNFADVSEQSEDLVPVKVIEEFTRDAIAAADEQYGLAEADVVYLRDGSGAGRSTAERLAAVNPRVVLRAGGSLSEAADDVLFEHDIPVGPADDVAMQEVDALAVARESDVETVIEDWHERADEREKQQNEQMVDRLISEHRADRTQS, translated from the coding sequence GTGAACGCCCGCACGAGTGCCCTCGATGCAGTCGTCTTCGGGGTCGATGTCCAGAGCGGGGACGTGAGAGGCGACGCGCCGTCCTACGCAGTTGTTGCCTTCGACGGCGAGTCGATGGACCGCGACGTGGTCTCTCGGCGAAAGCTCCGTCGCCTCGTCGAACGGGAGGAACCGGCCATCGTGGCGACGGACAACATGTACGAACTCGCCGCCGACAAGGACCAATTGGTCCACTTCCTCGGGACGCTCCCCGACGAGACGAAACTGGTCCAAGTCACCGGGGCCGAGCGACCCGACCCGCTCTCCCGCGTCGCCTCCCGGCACGGCGTTCCCTACGGGAAGGACCCGATGAAGGAAGCCGAGGCTGCCGCTCGCCTGGCCGCGATGAACGTCGGGCAGGAAGTCTCGGCGTTCACCGACACGACGCAGGTGAAGGTCGCCCGCGGTCGCTCGACGGGCAAGGGCGGGTGGTCCGAGGACCGCTACACGCGGCGTATCCACGGCGCGGTAAAAAAGCGCGCCCGGACGGTCGAACGCCAACTCGACGAGGCGAGCCTGGAGTACGAGCGCGACGTAACCGAGAAGTACGGCGGCTTCTCGAACGCGGTGTTCGAGGTCGAGGGACGTCCCGCAGACATCCCCGTCTCGGCAGGCCGGTCGGGCGACGTACGCGTCGAAATCGACCGTGAGCGTCGTGACGGTATCGAGTTCCAGCCGCTGGCCAAGCGACGCGACCACGTCATCGTCGGGATGGACCCCGGGACGACGACGGCCGTGGCGGTGGTCGACCTCGACGGCGGCGTCCTCGACGTGTTCAGTACCCGAACGGCCGACACCGCCGAGGTCATCGAGTGGATAATCGAGCGCGGCCGCCCCATCGTCGTCGCCGCCGACGTGACGCCGATGCCCGAGACTGTCGAGGGCGTTCGCCGGAGTTTCGAGGCCGCCGGGTGGGTGCCACACTCGGACCTGCCGGTCGACGGGAAGAAACACCGGACGCGCGAGGAAGCGTACGACAACGACCACGAGCGCGACGCGCTGGCCGCGGCACTGGAGGCCTACGATGCCCACGAGGACCAGTTCGAGCGCGTCGCGGAGAAGGTGCCGCCACAGCACGATTTGGGGGACGTACTGGCTCGCGTCGTCGCCGGCGAGGAGTCCGTCGAGGCGGTCCTCACGGACCTCGCGGCCGACGACGAGGACAGCGAGGAGACCACCGAACACTCGCCGCGGGAACTCACCGACGAGGAGAAACGCATCAAGCGACTCGAAGCCCGCGTCGACCGCCTCGAATCACACGCCGAGGACCTGAAAGAGACCATCGCCCGGAAGGACGAGCGCATCGACGAGTATGAGGACGAACTCTCGCAGGCCCGCCGCGAGGAGCGCCGCGAGGCCCGCGAACGCCGCGAGGTCACCCGTCTCGAACGGGAGAACGAGCGTCTCGAACGGGAACTGTCCGAGGAGCGCGAACGGGTCGCGGAACTGGAGGACAAACTCGACCGTCTCAAGGAACTCTGGCGACTCGACCACTCGAACTTCGCGGACGTGTCCGAACAGAGCGAGGACCTCGTGCCGGTGAAGGTCATCGAGGAGTTCACCCGCGACGCCATCGCCGCCGCCGACGAACAGTACGGCCTCGCCGAGGCGGACGTGGTGTACCTCCGAGACGGGAGCGGCGCGGGTCGGTCGACGGCGGAGCGACTCGCGGCGGTGAACCCCCGAGTCGTCCTGCGTGCCGGCGGGTCGCTCTCGGAGGCGGCCGACGACGTACTCTTCGAACACGACATCCCGGTCGGCCCGGCCGACGACGTGGCGATGCAGGAGGTGGACGCGCTCGCGGTGGCACGCGAGAGCGACGTGGAGACGGTCATCGAGGACTGGCACGAACGGGCGGACGAGCGCGAGAAACAGCAAAACGAGCAGATGGTCGACCGCCTCATCAGCGAACACCGCGCCGACCGGACACAGAGTTAG
- a CDS encoding TATA-box-binding protein — protein MVDPKETINIENVVASTGIGQELDLQSVAMDLEGADYDPEQFPGLVYRTQEPKSAALIFRSGKIVCTGAKSTDDVHESLRIVFDKLRDLNIQVDEDPEIVVQNIVTSADLGRNLNLNAIAIGLGLENIEYEPEQFPGLVYRLDEPDVVALLFGSGKLVITGGKQPEDAEEAVDKIVSRLEELGLLDG, from the coding sequence ATGGTTGACCCCAAGGAAACAATCAACATCGAGAACGTCGTCGCTTCGACGGGTATCGGGCAGGAGCTCGACCTCCAGAGCGTGGCCATGGACCTCGAAGGGGCGGACTACGACCCCGAGCAGTTCCCCGGCCTCGTCTACCGGACTCAGGAGCCGAAATCGGCCGCACTCATCTTCCGGTCGGGGAAGATCGTCTGTACCGGTGCCAAGAGTACGGACGACGTTCACGAGAGCCTCCGCATCGTCTTCGACAAGTTGCGTGACCTGAACATTCAGGTCGACGAGGACCCCGAAATCGTCGTCCAGAACATCGTCACCTCCGCGGACCTCGGTCGCAACCTCAACCTCAACGCCATCGCCATCGGCCTCGGGTTGGAGAACATCGAGTACGAACCCGAGCAGTTCCCCGGCCTCGTCTACCGGCTCGACGAACCCGACGTGGTGGCCCTGCTGTTCGGCTCCGGGAAACTCGTCATCACGGGCGGGAAACAGCCCGAGGACGCCGAGGAGGCGGTCGACAAAATCGTCTCGCGACTCGAAGAACTCGGCCTGCTCGACGGCTGA
- a CDS encoding THUMP domain-containing protein yields MYLLEFAGTDDAFAAREASSAASAVERVAPGVATARGLTDRVRGLAFTRRASDLVGRTDPDVASAVALLGAADTDRTGTVAVRARDVRSLTGVDTQRAERELGAELVARGYTVDLDDPDNVLRAVFSEGCCALGWLAAESVRDFGDRKPTDRPFFQPGSMDPLLARAIANVAGARPGTTILDPMCGTGGVLVEAGLVGTDVIGSDAQAKMARGTAENLAHALDPANSPAGLPDPGEYAVLRADATRLPLPADAADGVVFDAPYGRQSKIEGRDLAGVVAGALSEARRLAPRAVLVADQSWTDAASDAGWTVTGRFERRVHRSLVRHVHVLTR; encoded by the coding sequence GTGTACCTGCTCGAATTCGCCGGGACTGACGACGCCTTCGCGGCCCGCGAGGCGTCGAGTGCCGCGAGTGCCGTCGAGCGCGTCGCGCCCGGGGTGGCGACGGCCCGCGGCCTCACGGACCGGGTCCGCGGCCTCGCGTTCACCCGCCGCGCCAGCGACCTCGTGGGTCGGACGGACCCCGACGTGGCGAGTGCAGTCGCGCTCCTCGGGGCCGCCGACACCGACCGGACCGGCACGGTGGCCGTCCGCGCTCGCGACGTGCGCAGTCTGACCGGAGTCGACACCCAGCGGGCCGAACGCGAACTCGGCGCGGAACTGGTCGCCCGCGGCTACACCGTCGACTTGGACGACCCCGACAACGTGCTCCGTGCGGTGTTCTCCGAGGGGTGTTGTGCCCTCGGGTGGCTGGCCGCCGAGAGCGTCCGTGACTTCGGCGACCGCAAGCCGACCGACCGCCCGTTCTTCCAACCCGGGAGCATGGACCCGTTACTTGCACGTGCCATCGCCAACGTCGCCGGTGCGCGCCCCGGCACGACCATTCTGGACCCGATGTGTGGAACCGGCGGCGTCCTCGTCGAGGCGGGTCTCGTCGGCACGGACGTGATCGGTTCGGACGCGCAGGCGAAGATGGCCCGCGGCACTGCCGAGAACCTCGCACACGCGCTCGACCCGGCAAACTCGCCCGCCGGACTGCCCGACCCCGGTGAGTACGCCGTACTGCGGGCCGACGCGACGCGTCTCCCCCTCCCCGCCGACGCCGCCGACGGCGTGGTGTTCGACGCGCCGTACGGTCGGCAGTCGAAAATCGAGGGCCGTGACCTCGCTGGGGTCGTCGCGGGCGCGCTGTCGGAGGCACGCCGCCTCGCTCCGCGTGCTGTCCTCGTCGCCGACCAGTCGTGGACGGACGCGGCCAGCGACGCCGGGTGGACGGTCACCGGCCGCTTCGAGCGGCGCGTCCACCGTTCGCTGGTCAGACACGTTCACGTTCTCACGCGGTGA
- a CDS encoding AAA family ATPase, translating into MDAPLWTATHRPDIDDLPQSSVREAMWGAVSDPMNLVVYGPPGSGKTAAVRALAREAHTDPDNDLVEINVADFFGMTKKELSEDPRFESFVTPKRRRESSKADLINHVLKESASYAPVSGEYKTVLLDNAEDVREDFQQALRRVMEQYYETTQFVIATRQPSALIPPIRSRCFPVPVRAPTHEETVAVLRSIVEDEGADHDDDGLEYVAGYGDGDLRKAILGAQTTYEAAGEITMSAAYEALGEVGVDDRIESMLDDAEAGEFTDARSTLDDLLVEEGFSGEEVLADILRVARSRYDTERLARLHALAGDIDMDLKSGTNDRLHVSHLLTKLAE; encoded by the coding sequence ATGGACGCACCCCTGTGGACGGCGACACACCGGCCGGACATCGACGACCTGCCCCAGTCGAGCGTCCGGGAGGCGATGTGGGGTGCCGTCTCCGACCCGATGAACCTCGTCGTCTACGGCCCGCCGGGGAGCGGCAAGACAGCCGCCGTCCGGGCGTTGGCCCGCGAGGCGCACACGGACCCGGACAACGACCTCGTGGAAATCAACGTCGCCGACTTCTTCGGGATGACGAAGAAGGAACTGAGCGAGGACCCCCGCTTCGAGTCGTTCGTCACGCCGAAGCGACGCCGGGAGTCCTCGAAGGCCGACCTCATCAACCACGTCCTCAAGGAGTCGGCCAGTTACGCGCCGGTGTCGGGCGAGTACAAGACGGTACTGCTCGACAACGCCGAGGACGTGCGCGAGGACTTCCAGCAGGCCCTCCGGCGCGTGATGGAGCAGTACTACGAGACAACACAGTTCGTCATCGCCACGCGCCAACCGTCCGCGCTCATCCCGCCGATTCGGTCGCGGTGTTTCCCGGTTCCCGTCCGCGCCCCCACGCACGAGGAGACTGTCGCCGTCCTGCGGTCCATCGTCGAGGACGAGGGTGCCGACCACGACGACGACGGACTGGAGTACGTCGCGGGCTACGGCGACGGCGACCTGCGGAAGGCCATCCTCGGCGCGCAGACGACCTACGAGGCGGCCGGGGAAATCACCATGTCGGCCGCCTACGAGGCACTCGGCGAGGTGGGCGTCGACGACCGCATCGAGTCGATGCTCGACGACGCCGAGGCGGGCGAGTTCACCGACGCGCGCTCGACGCTCGACGACCTGCTCGTCGAGGAGGGGTTCAGCGGCGAGGAAGTGCTCGCCGACATCCTCCGCGTGGCGCGGAGCAGGTACGACACCGAGCGGTTGGCACGCCTGCACGCGCTGGCCGGCGACATCGACATGGACTTGAAATCGGGGACGAACGACCGTCTCCACGTCTCACACTTGCTCACGAAACTCGCGGAGTGA
- the rio1 gene encoding serine/threonine-protein kinase Rio1, giving the protein MAVTEFDLVDTDDVDSPGDEWEEVDVSDTDADRIARKRDREFDQFRERIKDADQFKVEASVFDDATFAALYKLVQDGYIDAFGGPISTGKEANVYQALGGATAVEHLPEDSPRPGENREVAVKVYRINASDFRDMRGYLDGDPRFEGIGQDKGEVVKAWVRKEFANLSRARAAGVRVPTPIAVERNVLVMELLGLADDRAKRLGEVHVENPETAYEVVREYMRRLHDAGLVHGDLSEYNILLHGSELVVIDLGQAVTVHHPNSREFLERDCHNVAAFFRRQGMDVRDDDLFEFVVGGGE; this is encoded by the coding sequence GTGGCCGTGACCGAGTTCGACCTCGTGGACACCGACGACGTGGATTCGCCGGGCGACGAGTGGGAGGAAGTCGACGTCTCGGACACGGACGCCGACCGCATCGCCCGCAAGCGCGACCGGGAGTTCGACCAGTTCCGCGAGCGAATCAAGGACGCCGACCAGTTCAAGGTCGAGGCCTCGGTCTTCGACGACGCCACCTTCGCCGCCCTCTACAAACTCGTTCAGGACGGGTACATCGACGCGTTCGGTGGCCCCATCTCCACGGGTAAGGAGGCCAACGTCTATCAGGCACTCGGCGGTGCGACGGCGGTGGAACACCTCCCCGAGGACTCGCCACGGCCCGGCGAGAACCGGGAGGTGGCGGTCAAAGTGTACCGCATCAACGCCTCCGACTTCCGCGACATGCGGGGCTACCTCGACGGCGACCCGCGGTTCGAGGGCATCGGGCAGGACAAAGGGGAAGTCGTCAAGGCGTGGGTCCGCAAGGAGTTCGCGAACCTCTCGCGCGCCCGGGCGGCCGGTGTGCGCGTCCCGACACCCATCGCCGTCGAACGGAACGTCCTCGTGATGGAACTGCTCGGCCTCGCCGACGACCGGGCGAAACGGTTGGGCGAGGTCCACGTCGAGAACCCGGAGACGGCCTACGAAGTCGTTCGGGAGTACATGCGCCGTCTCCACGACGCGGGACTGGTCCACGGCGACCTCTCGGAGTACAACATCCTGCTCCACGGGTCGGAACTCGTCGTCATCGACCTCGGGCAGGCGGTGACGGTCCACCACCCCAACAGCCGGGAGTTCCTCGAACGGGACTGTCACAACGTGGCGGCGTTCTTCCGGCGGCAGGGCATGGACGTGCGCGACGACGACCTGTTCGAGTTCGTGGTCGGCGGTGGCGAGTAA